The following coding sequences are from one Haliotis asinina isolate JCU_RB_2024 chromosome 3, JCU_Hal_asi_v2, whole genome shotgun sequence window:
- the LOC137277841 gene encoding lysophospholipid acyltransferase 2-like — translation MVSTGEFYAGFQLFYPLVSLTGLPIDQINFLLCQLIGLGLAIPFRKLYGPKTTSATIRHTIEIVVGFTLTFFCFGYQIWHLFFLSLVCYLIMLMGSREWMHKAVFGFAMLYLSITHIFRQIYDYGGYTLDITGPMMIMVQKLTSLAFSLHDGTVKSEEELSADQKSQAVRSMPGLLSFYSYLFSFHGIMCGPMAFYSDYIAFIDGRNFTEPTKPSSVNGKSDKVPEETEDIFQTDKVVLEKFCITAFIGFLMVFVTPHLYNINGLTSAAFYEMSFLGRHIYLLVSMTFARCKYYFAWKLGETVNNAAGLGFTGFDEKGQPNWDLVNNCDIYKLETCNSLKLNMDSWNKTTMTWLRRVVYDRMPKFNTLAVFSISAFWHGFYPGYYLCFATGALLTVAARYVRRNIRPMFLKSDNLKAFYDAVTFLFTRMANVYMCVPFAILEFVPGLKLYTSLYWWMHILSIGVIVYYTFIAPPKRRSQDKKQQ, via the exons ATCAACTTTCTGCTGTGTCAGCTGATTGGACTTGGGTTGGCTATCCCCTTCAGGAAATTATATGGCCCTAAGACGACCAGTGCAACTATTCGGCATACCATAGAAATTGTTGTTGGATTTACTCTGACATTCTTCTGCTTTGGATA TCAAATATGGCACTTATTCTTCCTGTCACTGGTGTGCTACTTGATTATGTTGATGGGCAGTCGGGAGTGGATGCACAAGGCAGTGTTTGGCTTTGCTATGCTCTACCTCTCCATCACACACATCTTCAGGCAGATCTACGACTATGGCGGATACACACTCGACATCACAGG GCCAATGATGATCATGGTACAGAAGTTGACAAGTCTGGCATTCTCCCTCCATGATGGAACAGTGAAGTCTGAGGAAGAGCTCTCTGCAGACCAGAAGAGTCAGGCGGTCAG GAGTATGCCAGGCCTGTTGTCCTTCTACAGCTACCTCTTCTCCTTCCATGGCATCATGTGCGGTCCCATGGCCTTCTATTCTGACTACATCGCCTTCATTGATGGACGGAACTTTACTGAGCCCACGAAGCCATCCTCTGTCAAT GGAAAGTCTGACAAAGTGCCAGAGGAAACAGAGGACATCTTCCAGACAGAT AAAGTTGTACTGGAAAAGTTCTGTATAACAGCTTTTATTGGGTTTCTCATGGTCTTTGTCACACCACATCTCTACAATATTAATGGCCTCACAA GTGCCGCATTTTACGAGATGTCTTTCCTGGGCAGACACATATACTTGTTAGTGTCAATGACGTTTGCCAGGTGTAAATATTACTTTGCCTGGAAACTAG GAGAGACTGTAAATAACGCAGCAGGGCTGGGCTTCACAGGCTTCGATGAGAAAGGCCAGCCCAACTGGGACCTTGTTAATAACTGTGATATATACAAGTTAGAA acatgtaatagtttaaaGCTGAACATGGACAGCTGGAATAAGACAACGATGACCTGGTTGAGACGAGTGGTGTATGACAGGATGCCCAAGTTCAACACTCTAGCCGTCTTCTCCATCAGTGCTTTCTGGCATGGTTTCTATCCAGGCTACTACCTATGTTTCGCTACGGGAGCACTACTCACAGTTGCAGCAAGATAT GTAAGAAGAAATATTAGGCCAATGTTCCTGAAATCCGATAACCTGAAAGCCTTTTATGATGCAGTTACATTTTTGTTCACTCGTATGGCGAATGTCTACATGTGTGTGCCATTTGCCATCCTAGAGTTTGTGCCTGGTCTAAAGTTATACAC ATCATTATACTGGTGGATGCATATACTCTCTATTGGTGTTATAGTGTATTATACCTTCATTGCACCACCGAAACGACGAAGTCAAGACAAGAAACAGCAGTGA